GGGGCGGGTCATGTTCTTCACCACCCGCCTCGGCGCCATCCGCGCCCGGCGCTTCCGGGAGGCGGGCGGCTTCTACGAGTCGCTGAGGCGGGTGATGAACGAGGACGGCGAGTTCGGCACCCGCATCTACCACCGGGGCTACCGCTCCTACCTCGCCCGCCACCTCGTCCACCAGCACCGCTACCCCACGGGCTTCGGCCGCTACCTGCGCAGCTACTACCACTCGACGGTCGCCCAGGCGCAGATCGACCGCACGATGGACACCTCGGCCGACGAGTCCCTCTCCGCCGCCGAGAAGGGGCGCCGGCTCTACGCCCTCTCCTTCTGGCTCCTGCCCCTCCTCTTCGCCCTCCTGCCGGCCGCGGCCGCCGCCGCCCTCTGCGGGCTCTGGGTCCTGGCCCTGCCGCTGGTCCTCGGCGCCCTGGGCCGCCGGATGCGGGCCGAGACGCCGCGCCGCTACTGGGTGGGCTTCCACGCCGTCTACGTGGCGATCACCCCCTTCATCTTCGCCGGCTACGCCGTCGGGCTCCTGCGCCACTCGCTGGGCGACTCCCTCTTCGCCGGGCCGCCCTCGACGCTGGAGTACTTCCGGCAGGAGGCCGCTTCGTGAACCTCCGCCACGGGCTCCGCGCCGGGCGTCGCCTGCTGCGCGGCAACGTCGACGACCGGGTGGCGACCGCCATCTTCTTCGTCACCGACGACTGCAACGCCCGCTGCGACTACTGCTTCAACACCCGGCTCTCGCACCGCAACGGGGAGAAGACGCGCGGCCGGCGGCTCGACGCCGACGAGCTGCGCCAGATCGCGCGCCACCTCGGCCGCCTCTACCAGGTGATCCTGAGCGGCGGAGAGCCCTTCCTGCGCCGGGACCTCGGCGAGGTGCTCCGGGGCCTCCTCGACGAGTCCCGGCCGGCGATCGTCACCCTCCCCACCAACGGCTCCCTCCCCGAGCGGGTGCTGCCGGTGCTGGAGGAGGCCGCCCGGGAGCACCCGGCCACGGTCTTCAACCTCGGCCTCTCCCTCGACGCGGTGGGCGAGGCCCACGATCAGCTGCGCCGCCTGCCGGGGGGCTACGCGAAGGCCCTCGGCCTGGGCCGGGCCGTGCAGCGCCTGGGCCAGCGCCTGGGCAACGTGAACCTGGTCGTGAACAGCCTGGCGACCCGGGAGACCCTGGACGGCCTGCCCGCCCTCTTCGAGGCGCTGGCCTCGGCCTTCGAGGGCGCCGAGTGGTTCCACAACCTCCAGTTCGATCAGCGCCTGCAGGCCGACCCCCTGGAGGACCCCGCCCTCGAGGAGCAGCTGCGCCGCCTCCAGGCCCTCGAGCGCGAGGCCCGGGAGCGGCGGGCCGGGCGCCTCGGCCGGCTGATCGAGGGGGCCTACGTCGACGGCCTCAACGCCCTCCTGCGGCGTCAGCTGGGCGAGGGCAGGATGATCTACGCCTGCAACGCGGGGCGGAAGCTGATCGTCGTCGCCTCCGACGGCACCCTCTCGCCCTGCGAGCCCTTCCTCTTCGAGGAGCACTACGCCGCCCGGCGCAGCTTCGATCTGCGCGAGCACGGGCTGGACTTCTACCGGCTGCGGGCGACCCCCGAGTACCGGGCCGAGCTGGAGTTCATCGAGGCCGGGAAGTGCGCGGCCTGCCCCTGGTCCTGCGCGGCCATCACGAGCCTGCTCTTCGAGCCGGGACAGTGGCAGCGCTTCTGGGTAACGTGAGCGGATGTCCGGACCCACCCTGATCACCGGCTCCGCCGGCTTCATCGGCTCCCACCTCGCCGAGGCCCTCCTCGCGCGGGGCGACCAGGTCGTCGGGGTGGACGACTTCGACCCCACCTACGATCCCGCGCTCAAGGAGCGCAACCTCGAGGGACCCCGGAGTCGCGCGGGCTTCCACTTCGAGCGGCTTGACGTCCGGGACGCCGACGCGCTGCAGGCCCTCCTCGCCGCGCGGGGGATCCGCCGGGTCGCCCACCTCGCCGCCCGGGGCGGCGTGCGGCCCTCGGTCGAGGACCCCGAGATCTACGCCGACATCAACGTGCGCGGCACCCAGAGCGTGCTGCAGGCCTGCCTCGCGAGCGGCGTGGAGCAGGTGGTCTTCGCCTCCTCCTCCTCGGTCTACGGCGCGCGGGACGGCGGCACCTTCCACGAGAGCGACGCCGCGGATCGCCCGGCCTCACCCTACGCCGCCACCAAGCGCTCGGGGGAGCTGCTCTGCTACGCCGCCTTCCACGATCACGGCCTGCCGGTGACCTGCCTGCGCTTCTTCACGGTCTACGGGCCACGGCAGCGGCCGGACATGGCCATCCATCGCTTCCTCGAGCAGCTCGAGGCCGGCCGGCCCCTGACGATCAACGGCGACGGACTCCAGCGCCGGGACTTCACCTACGTCGACGACATCGTGGCGGGCTTCGTCGCCGCGCTGGAGCGCCCGGACGGCTACGCGATCTACAACCTCGGCAGCGGGCGGGAGGTCACCGTCCTCGAGCTGGTCGCCGCGCTGCAGGAGGCCGCTGGCCTGGAGGGCAGGCTCGAGCACGGCCCCGCCCACGCCTCGGACGTCCCCCACACCCGGGCGGACATCGGGCTGGCGCGGCGGGTGCTGGGCTGGGAGCCGCGGGTCCGCCTCGAGGAGGGCCTCTCCCGCTTCGTCGCCTGGTACCGGCAGCGGCCGGGCTAGACCGACGCGCGGGGCTCGCGGGCCGTGAGGTACTGCTTGTAGGTCCCCTCGGCCACGAAGAGGTCGAACCAGATGAGCACCATCAGGATGCTCCAGAGGGCGCGGCCGTTGTCGCGCTTCCGGGCGAGGTGCTCCTGCCAGAGGTGGTCGACGCCGGCGTGGGTGAGGAAGCCCGTGCGCTCGACCTTCTCCCGGGAGAAGTACTCGTCCGCCACCGGCTTCAGATCCCCCAGGAACCAGAGCGAGTGGGGCATCTCCAGCCCCATGTTCTTGCGCCCCGAGATCGCCTCGGGGATGTGGCCCCGCATCGCCTCCTTCTGGAGGTAGCGCCCCTTCATCCCCTTGAGCCGCAGCTCCGGCGGGACCCGGCTCATGTAGTCGTAGAGGATGCGGTCCATGTAGGGGAAGCGCGCCTCGATGGAGTGGGCCATGAAGGTGCGGTCGTTCTTCACCATCAGATCGCCGATCAGGTAGGTCTCGGCGTCGAGGGCGCAGATGCGGTCCAGCTCGTCGGTGAAGGGGTAGGAGTCGTAGATCTTCGCCGCCCAGTCTCCGGTGTCGATCATCCGGGCGGCCTTCGGCATCAGCCGGCGCTTGTCGGCGTCGGCGATGGTGTAGCGCCAGTGGATGTGGGACTGGGCCACGTCCATCTCGGCGCCCTCGGTGAAGCGCTTCGCCATGAAGTCGAAGGAGAGCTTGCGGTAGTCGGTGGGCAGGGCGTGGGCGACGCCGTGGGCGAGCTTGCGCAGGGGCCCGGGGGCGAAGCGCCGCCAGTAGTGACGCACCTTCCAGGCCCGGTGGGTCTCGTAGGCGGTGAAGGTCTCGTCGCCCCCCTCGCCCGAGAGGAGCACGGTGACGTCCTTGGTCGCCTCGCGGGCCAGCAGGTAGGAGGGGATGGCCGCGCCGTTGGCGCTGGGCTCGTCGAGGTAGGCCATGTGCTCGACGAGCACCTCCATCACGTCCCTCGGCCCCACGTGGATCTCGTGGTGGATGGTGTTCGCGAACTCCACCATGATCTGCTGCCAGCGCGCCTCGTTGAAGCTCTTCTCCCCCATCACCACCGAGTAGCTGTGCAGGTCGCGCTGCGGCCCGATGCACTCCCGGGCCAGCGCCAGGATCGAGGAGGTGTCGAAGCCCCCCGAGAGGGTCAGGCCCAGGGGCGCGTCGGCGATCAGGTTGCGCCGCACGCTGTCGAGCATCTGCTCGTAGAGACCGTCCCGGAGCTCCTCGAAGCTGGACTGCCGGTCCGCCTCGAAGTGCACGCGGTAGTAGCGCTGGTCCTCGGTGCGCCCGGTCGAGAGATCGATCTGGAGGCGCTCGCCTCCCTGGAGCTCCTCGACGCACTCGAAGGGCGTGTGGCGGCCGGGGATGTAGGCGAGGGTGAAGTAGTGGAAGAGGCCCTCGAGATCGATGTCGGCCCGGAACTCGGGCAGCTCGAGGAAGGCCTTGATCTCCGACGCGAAGTAGATCCGCCGCGGGGTCCGCATCAGGAAGAGGGGCCGGTTGCCGAACTGGTCGCGGACGATCCAGACCTTCTCCTCCCGCCGATCGTGGAGGGCGAAGGCGAACATGCCCGTCAGCTCCCGGCAGAAGTCGATGCCCAGCTCCTCGTAGAGGTGCAGGAGGGTCTCGGTGTCGGAGCTCGACTTGAACTCGTACTTCTCCCGGAGGCGGTACTGCTCCTCCAGATCGCGGAAGTTCGTGACCTCACCGTTGTAGGCGATGCTGATCCGGCCGTCGGCGCTGGTCAGCGGGAGGTCGGCGGCCGAGGAGAGATCGACCACCCGCAGGCGGGCGTTGCCCAGGATGCAGCGGCGGTCCTCGACCAGGGACTGCTGGTCGGGGCCCCGGTGGCGGACCCGCTGCACCATCGTCTGGACGGATCCCCGGTCTCGTTCCCCGAGATCCTCCCCCAGACCGATGACGCCAGCGATGCCACACATGGGCTCTGTGTGTAGCGCACGGGATCCTCGGGGGGCAACGACCTTGAGGGGCCGCGGCCTCCAGCCCACGATGGCTTCGTGCTCCCTCTCTGGCTCGTGGTACCCTTGCGGGGGCCGAGGGACGGAATTTGGCGACGAAGACAGCAAAGAGAGGGGAGCGACCGGCACCGCCCTCCCGCACCACGCTGCGCCGCGCGATCAAGGGGCTCCACCAGGTCGTCAAGCGCAAGAAGAACGACGTGCGCTCGATGGTGCGGCTGGCCCGCGCCCACCGCCTCCTGGGCAACGACGCGAAGAGCGCCCGCTGGTACACCGTCGCCATCCGCCTCCTCTCCCAGCAGGGCCACGGCCTGCGGGCGCTGGCCCTGGCCAAGGAGCGGCTGGCGGTCGCGCCCGAGGATCAGGAGAGCCTCCTGGAGCTGGCCTCCCTCTACGCCAAGCACCCCGACGCGATGGAGCGGGAGCAGGGGCGGGTCGCCCTGCCCCTCGCCCCGGAGGAGGACACCTCGGTCGGCCGGATCCCCCGGGACTTCACGGCCACCAGCGCCAAGGCCTTGAAGATCCTGGACGACGCCGACGAGGTCGAGCGGATCCACGCCGCCCTCGAGGCGGCCTTCGCCGACGAGATGGAGACCGCCCCCCGCTCCGGCGGCCGCTACGCCGACCAGGAGCCGCCGCCCGAGCAGAGCACGGACGAGGAGCGCGCCCTCTCCGCCGCCGAGGACAACGCGGCGAAGCCCCCTCCCCTGCCGCCGCGCAAGGAGGGGGGCCAGGAGGCCCTGGAGGCGGCCACCCTCGGCGGCCTGCCCCTCCTCTCCTCCCTGGGGCAGGGCGCCTTCATGGCCCTGATGCGGGACATGGAGCGGATCACCCTCGAGGACGAGGAGGTCCTCTTCGCCGAGGGAGAGAAGGCCCGCTCCTTCTTCATCGTGGCCGAGGGGGCCCTCGAGGCCCGCTCCGCCCGCAGCGGCACCGAGGCGCTCCTCGCCCGCCTCACCGAGGGCGAGGTGATCGGAGTCCTGGGCCTCTACTCGGGGCGGCGCCGCAACGCGACGGTCTCGGCGGACGGCCCGGCGGTGGTCTTCGAGGTCACCGATCGCCTCCTCTCCCGCCTCGTGAAGCAGCACCCCGCGGCGAAGCAGGCCCTGGCGACCTTCTACCGGCAGCGGCTGCTGGAGACCTTCCTCGGGAGCTGCCCCCTGATCCAGGACCTGCCCCGCGCCGCGCGGCTGAGCATCGTCGACAGCTTCGAGGAGACCCGCCACCCGGAGGGCAGCCTCCTGGTCGCCCCCGGCGAGGTTCAGAACAGCCTCCACCTCGTCCTGCGTGGGCGCCTCGAGGTCGAGTCCCGCCTCGAGGGTGAGCGGCACAACCTGGCCCACCTGGAGCGGGGCGACTTCTTCGGCTGCATCGCCGCCCTCACCGGCACCCCCAGCCGGGACCGGGCCCGCTGGTCCGAGGAGGGGCTGGCCGCCTCCCTCTCCCAGAAGCAGTTCAGCGAGATCGTCAAGCGCCACCCGGCGCTCCGCGCGCTGCCGCGGGTGCTGGCGGAGCGCGGGCTGATGGTCTCCCGCACCCTCTTCGTCGGCGAGACCGGCGTCCCCGGCTTCAAGCGCGAGGACGCCGCGAGTCAGGACGGCTAGAGCTCGAGGCCGAGCACCAGGCCGGGCCAGATCCGGCCGGTGTGGCGGCCGCTGGTGTAGGTGAACTGCGGCCCCAGCCACGCCAGGTCGGCGCGGTCCCCCTGGTCGGAGAAGAAGCCGTTGAGGCCGACGCCGCCGACGACCCGCACCTTCCAGAGCTTCACGACGGCCAGCGCGCTGAAGCGCCCCACCAGGGAGTAGCCGGCCATGTTCCAGGTGCCGAAGTGCTCGCTGCCGCCGGTGAGCTCGAGGTTCAGGGAGAGCGGCCCGATGAGCTTCTGCTCCACGCCCAGGCCGAACTGGGCCGTGAAGCGCAGGGGGCTGCTGCCCGGCGCCATGCCCATGCTGATGAGGCTGTAGACGTGGCGGCTGCCGAGCTTCAGGCCGGCGTTCAGCCCGTGGAGGTCGTCCCCCCAGAGCCGGAAGCGGTGGATGCCGCCGCCGATGAAGTTGAGGACGCCGATCGCCTCACCCTCCGAGCCGTCGACGGCGACGTTCACGACGCCGATCTGCCAGCCCTCGAGCTTGGTGGTGACGTTCAACACCGAGAGCTGGGTGCCCTTCAGCTCCGGGGTGATGTTGAAGCCGGCGGAGAGCTGGGCGCCGTGGACCGGGCCGTGGGCCACGTTGAAGCCCGCGGCGAGCTGACCCCCGCGGACCTCGCCCGCGACGTTGAAGCCGGCCGTCGCCTGCAGGCCCTTGAGATCGCCGCTGGTGATGTTGAAGCCGGCGGAGAGCTGCACGCCGGAGGTGTCGCCCCCGACGATGTTGAAGCCCGCGGCGAGCTGGCCCCAGCGCAGGTGTCCGCGGGCGATGTTCCCGCCGGCGGCCACCTGCAGCATCCGGGAGGAGCCCGCCAGCCGGTTGCCACCCACGGCGATCTGGGCGCCGGAGCCGCGGCCGGCCGAGTTGCCGACGAGGCTCAGCTGGAGGCCCTGCATCTCCTCGTCGACCAGGCTGAGCCCGAAGCCGAGGGCGAGCCCGTCGAGGGCGGTCGAGCGGGCCCCCAGGAGGTGGAGCTGGAGGCTGTGGCGGTAGGCGTGCTGCGGGGGCAGCGGGAGGAGGCCGAAGCCGAAGAAGCGGTCCTCGATCCGGGCGAGGTCCGCCGGGGGGAACTCGCCCCGGGCCACCGCCACCTCCCGGGGGATGATGCGCAGCCCCTCGGGCCCGAGGCCGGCGGGGGTGCCGCTCTCCAGGGTGATGCGCCCGGCCGAGAGCTGCTGGCCGTCGTCGAGGGTGATCTCGTAGGTGCCGGGCTGCAGCCCGAGGACGACCGGGCTGCCGGCGGGCTTCTTCAGCTCGGCGACGAGGTGGCCGGCGGTGTCGCGCAGGTAGACCCGGCCGCCGAGCTCGGCGGCGATGACGAGGGTGCTGCTCGCCTGGCGCAGGTCGGTCATGACCACGTCACCCGTGCCCGAGAGCTGGAAGTCGTAGTTCGGGTGCTGGGCGCCGCCCTGGGTGCGCTCGGTGCGGGCCAGGGTCTCGCGGAAGGCGAACTGGTAGGCCTCGGCGAGGGTGACGGTCTGGTCGGCGTCCGAGTCGGCGGCGCCGCGCAGGCCGGAGACCAGGTAGTGGGTGAAGAAGGAGCCCCCGATCCGATCCGACTCCTGCGAGGCCTCGTCGGCCGAGCTGGAGGTGAGGATCGCCTGACCCTTCACCTGCCGGGAGTCGTCCACCAGGAAGGGCGCGCGGGCGACGCCGCCCTTGGCCCGGGTCAGCGCGCCCGAGGCGCAGGAGTCGAGCACGGCGATCCGCACGTCGGTCTTCATGGCCTCGAGGGCCTTGCGCAGCTCACGGTAGCCGTAGCGCTCCTTGCCCAGGAGCAGCCCCTCCTCGTCGGAGTGGCCGGAGTAGTAGAAGATCAGCTCGATGCGATCCGCGCTGCCCGCGGCGGCCTGCAGGCGCTCCCGGGCGGTGACGAGGGCCTGCTCGAGGCCCTCGCGGTCGGTGTTCAGGGCGAGGATGCGGTCGGCGCCGGCCACGCCCCCCAGCTCGGAGAGCAGGTCGCTGACGGCCTCGGCGTCCGAGCGGGCGAAGCGCAGGCGGGTGCGATCGGGCCCCCCGTCGTTCGCCGCGGTGATCAGGGCGAAGCGCCGGGTGGCGGCGGTGGCGGGCAGGACCAGCCCGGCGGCGGCGAGGAGGATCAGGATCCGAGTGAGTCGATGGGCGAGGCAGCTCATGGCGTCTCCTTCCGGAGGTCGAAGCGGAGGAAGTCGATCCCTTGGGGCAGGAGGGAGCGCAGGGCGTCCCCCTCCTGTCCCTGCTCCAGCGCGGCGCGCAGGGCGCTCGCCTCGAAGGGCTCATCGGAGACGAAGAAGTAGAAGCGCTCGAAGCGCGGGGCGTCGTCCAGCTCGTAGGCGCGGTCGAGGCTCACCTTCCCCGAGGGCTCGAGCGGAACGGAGTGCAGCCCGCCGCGCCCGGCCAGGTGGTCGGTGAGGGTGCCGCGGCCGTCGAGGGAGAGGATGAGGCCGTGGTGCTTGCCGGCGGCGGTGTAGGCGACCTGCAGCAGGTCCCCGGGGCGGGCCAGGGCGCCGGAGGTGAGCTCCTCGTCTCCGGCGGCCGTCTTGCGGTGCACGTGCAGCCGGGCGTCGAGGCCCTTGATGGTCGTGTGCTCGAGGCCTCCGTTGGGGTCCACGCCCACCGGCGGCGGCCCCCGGAGGAGGAAGACGGCCAGGGCGGCGGCGGCGGCCAGGGTGGGCAGGCCCCAGAGCAGGGGACGGGAGGAGCGCTGACGGCCGGCCTCCCGCTCGGTGACCTCCTGGAGGTGGCGGCGGCGCTCGATGGCCCGGGCCAGCTCCTCGGCCGGGTGGGCCGCGAGGATCGCGCGGTTGCTCTCCTCGAGGGCGGCGAGGCGCGCGGCCTCGGCCGGGTCCGCCTCGATCCGGGTGCGCAGCTCGGCGGCCTCGGCCTCCGGCAGCTCGCCGAGCGCGAGGCGCTCGAGCTTCCACTCGGGAATGGGTGAGTTCGGGGTGGTCATGCCTGGGCTCCTTCCCGCATCTCGACCTCCCGGGCGATGGCCTTGAGCCCCCGGAGGCGCTTGCGGACGCCGGAGACGCTCATCCCCACCTCTCCGGCGACCTCCTCGAGGGTCATCCCGTCGAGGAGGTGGAGGGTGGCGATGGTCGCGGTGGACTCGGGGACCTCCTGGAAGAGCCGCGAGAGGAGGGAGCGGGCCTCCTTGCGAGGATCGTCGTCGGTGGAGCGCGCGATCAGGTCGAGGAGCTCACCGTCCGCGACCTCGGGCCGACGCCCCTGGCTCCGGATGCGGTTCAGGCAGGTGTTGGTGGCGATCCGGAAGAGGAGGGAGGAGGCGCCGCGATCCTCCAGGCGGTCCTGGTGGCGGAGCACCTGGACGAAGACGTCCTGCATGGCATCGAGGGCGGCCTCCTCGTTTCCGAGCAGACGGCGGCAGCGGCGTAGCACCATGGGTCCATACCTGCTGTAGAAGGTTTCGAGATCGACGGGCACAGTCGGCTCTCCCCGTGGGTCTTTCACCCTCTTCAACACCGGGCGGTCCCGGAGGTGTCACTCCTGGATCGTTTTTTCTTCGACGGCCGCCGGGGCCTCGAAGGGCAGGGCCACGACCGAGCGGGGCCAGGGGGCCCCCTCGTCTCCGCTCCCCCGCAGGGCGAAGACCACGTAGCGCCCCCCCGGCGAGCAGCCCAGGCGCTCCGGGGAGACCCCGGAGATGGCCTGGAGGGCCTCCTGGAAGTGCTTTCCGACCTTCCCGGGGCCGGCCGCCTCGCCCAGGCGCAGCTCGCTGGCCCACACCCCGCCCTCCTCGACCAGGCGCAGGCCCTTCCCCGGGGGGCAGCGCTCCACCGGGGGCCGGTAGCCCCCGGCCTCCAGGAGCCGCAGGGCCCGCTCCCGATCCGCCGCCTCCACCAGGAGGAAGTCCGTGATCCGCCGGCCCTCGCCCGTCCCCACCACCGTGAAGAGCAGGCTCCTGCCTCCCGGCGCCCGGGAGAGGTAGGCCAGCCGCCGCTCGTCCTGGGAGAACCCGACCCGGAAGCCCCCGAGGTCCACCGGCTCGATCTCCGGTGCCACGGCGGCGCCCCCTACCCCGCCATCCCGCCGGGGCGCGCCTCCCTCGGCATCCGCCTCAGCCTCCGCGTCAGCGGTCTTTTCTGGGGGTTTCTCGCTGGCCTCGCGCACCCCGGGCCCGCTCGCCGGCTCCTCACCGGGACACCCCCAGCCCCCCAGCACCACGCTGCAGATCAGGAGACGCCCGAGCAGCCGGCGCAGGCTCACGGCAGGAACTTCTCCGGGTGGGCCAGCTTCTGCGGCAGGTACTCGTCGATGACGTAGTTCAGGCCCCACTTCGCCAGGGCCTGCTGCTCGGCGCGGACGCCCATCTTCAGCAGCTGCTCGATGGCCTTCTGCCACTTCTTGTGGTGCTGGAAGAAGGGATCGTTCTTGAGGGCGTCGTTGGCCCGCTTGATGTCCACGTCCTGCAGCTTGTGGGTGGCGTCCCGGAGGTTGAAGTCGATGATGTCCTGCGGCGCCACCCCCAGGAAGCGCGCCTGGGGCACGCAGAAGAACTGGTTGATGTGGGCGGCGTTGCCCGAGCCCACCTTCAGGGTCCGGTAGATGTTCGAGATCCCGTAGGGATCGCAGTCGACGAAGGCGTAGACCGGGATGTTCTTGGAGTCGGCCAGCCGCCGGATGAAGCGCCGGGTGGCCCGGGTGGGCACCCCGCCCATCGAGATCAGGATGCAGTTGGAGCTGCGCCAGAACTTGTGGGTGGCCAGGCGCTGGAACATACCGCCGGTCTCGATGGCCAGGATGAACTTGGCCTTGGTCTCGAAGCGCAGGTGCTCCACCGAGTGGGGGATGGTGTAGGCCCCCGAGCCGAAGCGGGTGCAGTCGATCCGCAGCTCCTCGCCGGTCTCGTAGTCCCGGTCGATGACCACCAGCTCACCGCTGACGGCGCCGCCGTGGTCCTCGGGGTAGAAGCGCAGCTGCTCGCGGCTGACGTCGTGCAGCGCGAACATGGCCTCGATGTCGTCCATCACCGAGTCGGACTCGGCCTGCTCGTTGAACTTGGCCGGGCCCCAGTTCTTGCTCTGGTAGTAGGCGTCTCGCTTGGTGGCGAAGTCGTCGGTCTCCACCATGTACTTCGAGAGCGCCATCAGCTTCAGGGTCTGCGCGAAGCCCTTGGCGGTGTTGTAGGTCAGCGCCCGGGTCTTCCGGGACTGCCCGATCTTGAAGTAGCCGTTGCGAGAATCGTAGCGAACGTTGGAGAGCGAGCGCACCGGGAAGCGCAGCTCGGGCTTCTGGTTCTTGCTCACGGCCTGGTGGATGCTGCTGGCGCTCCCCTCGATGGCCTCGACGGTGATCTTGTCCAGCTTCTCCTTCGCCGCCGTCTTGGCTGCGCTCTTGCGCCGGGTGCCGCCGCCGCCGGCGGCCTCCCGGGTGGAGAGGGTGCCGCTGCCCTCGGTCTGCCTCGCGCTCTTCTTCGTCGCCTTCTTCTTCTTCGCCATGATCAGCCGTTCTTCCGGGAGCGATGGAGGATGCCGGTCAGGTCCTCGACCGCCTGGTCCTTCTGCTTTTCGGAGAGGGAGAGGATCTCCTGCAGGGCCTCACCGATGATGGGAATGAAGGTCTCGATGTGGCTGCGCTTGCGCATCTCGTCGGCCTCCCGGCGGCGCTTGCGGATGAAGATCCCCAGGCGGCGGCCGCACTCCTGCAGGGCGAGGCGCAGCTCCTTGAGGATCTCGTCGTAGGAGGCGATGGCCTCCTTGGCCTCGGAGGTGAAGGGCACCCAGACGCTGGTGAACTCGGCGAAGATCACCAGGGGTCCGGTGGGCAGCGCGCCCCGCGACTGCTGCAGGCCGTAGTTGCGCCACCCCGCGCTCGCCACGGCCTTGCCGATGGCGCAGGCGTTCTGCTGGTACTGCAGGGGCACCCGGTTGGCGAAGCGGTAGACCCGGGCCAGCTCGTCGGCCGGGAGGTTGCCGCCCCAGGCGAGGGCGACCTCGACCTGGAAGGGGTTGCCCCGATAGATGGCCGGGCGCCGGGTCGTGCTGGTGGTGAAGGCCGGCTCGTAGCCCTGGGCCCGCAGGCCCGAGATCAGCCCGTCGAGCATCACGTCCTCGCCGATGGGGCTGATGCAGGAGGTGGGCGGGGCGAGGATCTTCACCTGCGGGATCGCCGAGGCCAGGGCCTCGGCGTCGCGGGTGGCGACGCTGGCCGGCCTCAGGCTCGCTCGCAGCTTCGCCTTGTCGATGATCTCCTTGGCCACCCGGGGTGTCACCCGCGAGAAGTCGTTGCAGAGCGCCGCCTGCAGGGTCTTGGCCCGGGTGGAGTGGAGCATCTTGATGAGCAGACCCAGCTCGACCCCGTAGGGGTGCGGCTTGATCTCCCGCGGCTCCTCCGGGAGCTGATCCGAGGCCCGGGGGAAGTGCACCCAGTCGCTCTTGGGCGCCTTGTAGCGGATCGAGGTGTGGGGGTTGGCCATGTGGGTGAGCTCCACGTAGCCGTCCACGCCGCGCATCCCGCGCCGGTAGGTGCCCTCGAGCTCGATCTCCACCCGCGTGCCGTGGTTCTTGTCGGGCCAGTCCTCCTCCTTGTCCACCAGGATCTTCGGCTTGTTCTTGGAGGTGTCCATGACCAGCTCGAAGTAGTGGGCGGCCTTCTTGGGGCCGGTGCGGGAGTGGATCACCACCGGCATCCCGGTGGTGAGCTGGCCGTACATCCCCGCCGCGCTGATGCCGATGCCCTGCTGCCCCCGGGACTGCTTGAGGCTGTGGAACTTCGAGCCGTAGAGCAGCTTGCCGAAGATCTTGGGGATCTGCGCCGCGACGATGCCCGGGCCGTTGTCCTCCACCGAGAGCCGGAAGCGGCTCTCGCCCTTCTCCTCGATCTCGATGACCAGGTCGGGCAGGACGCCGGCCTCCTCGCAGGCGTCGAGGGAGTTGTCGACGGCCTCCTTCACGGCGGTGAGCAGCGCCCGGGAGGGGCTGTCGAAGCCGAGGAGGTGACGGTTCTTGGAGAAGAACTCGGAGACCGAGATCTCGCGCTGGCGGGCGGCCATCTCGGTGGCGGTCCGCCGCCGCCGGGCCTTGCCCCGCTTCGCCGGCTTGCCCTCCACCTCGGGGGCCACCTCGAGGGTCTCTTCCAGGGTCTCCTCCAACGTCTCCTCGGTGGGCACGGCCTTCCGGGTGTTCTTCCGGGCCGACTTCTTCGCCGCCTTCTTGGCCGGCTTCCTCGCGGTCTGCCGGGCGGGGGCCTTGCCGGCCTTCTTGCCGGGGGGCTTCTTGCCCGCCCCGGCCTTCCCGGCGGTCTTCTTCGCCACCTTCTTCCCCGACTTCTTGGCGGTCTTCTTGGCGGTCTTC
This is a stretch of genomic DNA from Deltaproteobacteria bacterium. It encodes these proteins:
- a CDS encoding ActD-like protein, with protein sequence MTTPNSPIPEWKLERLALGELPEAEAAELRTRIEADPAEAARLAALEESNRAILAAHPAEELARAIERRRHLQEVTEREAGRQRSSRPLLWGLPTLAAAAALAVFLLRGPPPVGVDPNGGLEHTTIKGLDARLHVHRKTAAGDEELTSGALARPGDLLQVAYTAAGKHHGLILSLDGRGTLTDHLAGRGGLHSVPLEPSGKVSLDRAYELDDAPRFERFYFFVSDEPFEASALRAALEQGQEGDALRSLLPQGIDFLRFDLRKETP
- a CDS encoding sigma-70 family RNA polymerase sigma factor; this translates as MPVDLETFYSRYGPMVLRRCRRLLGNEEAALDAMQDVFVQVLRHQDRLEDRGASSLLFRIATNTCLNRIRSQGRRPEVADGELLDLIARSTDDDPRKEARSLLSRLFQEVPESTATIATLHLLDGMTLEEVAGEVGMSVSGVRKRLRGLKAIAREVEMREGAQA
- a CDS encoding DNA topoisomerase VI subunit B, which gives rise to MPGQGSLFAAKASSGSSSKKKTAKKTAKKSGKKVAKKTAGKAGAGKKPPGKKAGKAPARQTARKPAKKAAKKSARKNTRKAVPTEETLEETLEETLEVAPEVEGKPAKRGKARRRRTATEMAARQREISVSEFFSKNRHLLGFDSPSRALLTAVKEAVDNSLDACEEAGVLPDLVIEIEEKGESRFRLSVEDNGPGIVAAQIPKIFGKLLYGSKFHSLKQSRGQQGIGISAAGMYGQLTTGMPVVIHSRTGPKKAAHYFELVMDTSKNKPKILVDKEEDWPDKNHGTRVEIELEGTYRRGMRGVDGYVELTHMANPHTSIRYKAPKSDWVHFPRASDQLPEEPREIKPHPYGVELGLLIKMLHSTRAKTLQAALCNDFSRVTPRVAKEIIDKAKLRASLRPASVATRDAEALASAIPQVKILAPPTSCISPIGEDVMLDGLISGLRAQGYEPAFTTSTTRRPAIYRGNPFQVEVALAWGGNLPADELARVYRFANRVPLQYQQNACAIGKAVASAGWRNYGLQQSRGALPTGPLVIFAEFTSVWVPFTSEAKEAIASYDEILKELRLALQECGRRLGIFIRKRRREADEMRKRSHIETFIPIIGEALQEILSLSEKQKDQAVEDLTGILHRSRKNG
- a CDS encoding DNA topoisomerase IV subunit A, whose protein sequence is MAKKKKATKKSARQTEGSGTLSTREAAGGGGTRRKSAAKTAAKEKLDKITVEAIEGSASSIHQAVSKNQKPELRFPVRSLSNVRYDSRNGYFKIGQSRKTRALTYNTAKGFAQTLKLMALSKYMVETDDFATKRDAYYQSKNWGPAKFNEQAESDSVMDDIEAMFALHDVSREQLRFYPEDHGGAVSGELVVIDRDYETGEELRIDCTRFGSGAYTIPHSVEHLRFETKAKFILAIETGGMFQRLATHKFWRSSNCILISMGGVPTRATRRFIRRLADSKNIPVYAFVDCDPYGISNIYRTLKVGSGNAAHINQFFCVPQARFLGVAPQDIIDFNLRDATHKLQDVDIKRANDALKNDPFFQHHKKWQKAIEQLLKMGVRAEQQALAKWGLNYVIDEYLPQKLAHPEKFLP
- a CDS encoding caspase family protein, whose amino-acid sequence is MSCLAHRLTRILILLAAAGLVLPATAATRRFALITAANDGGPDRTRLRFARSDAEAVSDLLSELGGVAGADRILALNTDREGLEQALVTARERLQAAAGSADRIELIFYYSGHSDEEGLLLGKERYGYRELRKALEAMKTDVRIAVLDSCASGALTRAKGGVARAPFLVDDSRQVKGQAILTSSSADEASQESDRIGGSFFTHYLVSGLRGAADSDADQTVTLAEAYQFAFRETLARTERTQGGAQHPNYDFQLSGTGDVVMTDLRQASSTLVIAAELGGRVYLRDTAGHLVAELKKPAGSPVVLGLQPGTYEITLDDGQQLSAGRITLESGTPAGLGPEGLRIIPREVAVARGEFPPADLARIEDRFFGFGLLPLPPQHAYRHSLQLHLLGARSTALDGLALGFGLSLVDEEMQGLQLSLVGNSAGRGSGAQIAVGGNRLAGSSRMLQVAAGGNIARGHLRWGQLAAGFNIVGGDTSGVQLSAGFNITSGDLKGLQATAGFNVAGEVRGGQLAAGFNVAHGPVHGAQLSAGFNITPELKGTQLSVLNVTTKLEGWQIGVVNVAVDGSEGEAIGVLNFIGGGIHRFRLWGDDLHGLNAGLKLGSRHVYSLISMGMAPGSSPLRFTAQFGLGVEQKLIGPLSLNLELTGGSEHFGTWNMAGYSLVGRFSALAVVKLWKVRVVGGVGLNGFFSDQGDRADLAWLGPQFTYTSGRHTGRIWPGLVLGLEL